A single region of the Halorubrum depositum genome encodes:
- a CDS encoding CaiB/BaiF CoA transferase family protein, whose protein sequence is MSPDEKRQRLLEEIVVVDLTTFVTGGFATMMLANQGAEVIKVERPGVGDDSRYSGPPFVDVEGYEGPGKPASDEGESPYFWTVNYGKQSIELNLKTEEGLTALYDVVSEADVVVENFRPGTAERLGVDYETLRDHNDDLIYCSISAFGETGPWSDRPGYDLLVQGMSGTMSVTGYPDAPPAKVGLPQTDLITAMWSAFGIVTSLYNRERTGEGERVELGMLDAALPWLTKQAGKSFVGEETSRMGTKDPVLAPYQMYPTADGHLNVACGNQKLWEEFCDAIGRENLSSDERFATNSARVNNMDALEAELSEVLRTKTTDEWVDLLADERGLPVGPVFDVDEALDNEQVRARGVVSSIDHPAAGEIPVIEHPLNYDRADSGFEKAPPLLGEDTVRVLKAAGYDDARIDELIEAGAIPEP, encoded by the coding sequence GAGAAGCGACAGCGACTCTTAGAGGAGATCGTCGTGGTCGACCTGACGACGTTCGTCACCGGCGGCTTCGCCACGATGATGTTAGCGAATCAGGGGGCGGAAGTGATCAAGGTCGAGCGGCCGGGCGTCGGCGACGACAGCCGGTACTCGGGGCCGCCGTTCGTCGACGTCGAGGGGTACGAGGGCCCCGGGAAGCCGGCGTCCGACGAGGGGGAGTCGCCGTACTTCTGGACGGTGAACTACGGTAAGCAGAGCATCGAACTGAACCTGAAGACGGAAGAGGGGCTGACCGCGCTGTACGACGTCGTCTCCGAGGCGGACGTCGTCGTCGAGAACTTCCGGCCGGGCACCGCCGAGCGCCTCGGCGTCGACTACGAGACGCTCCGGGATCACAACGACGACCTGATCTACTGTTCGATCTCGGCGTTCGGCGAGACGGGCCCGTGGAGCGACCGGCCGGGGTACGACCTGCTCGTGCAGGGGATGAGCGGCACGATGAGCGTCACGGGCTACCCCGACGCGCCGCCGGCGAAGGTCGGGCTCCCCCAGACGGACCTCATCACCGCGATGTGGTCGGCGTTCGGGATCGTCACCTCGCTGTACAACCGCGAGCGGACCGGCGAGGGCGAGCGCGTCGAGCTCGGGATGCTCGACGCGGCGCTCCCGTGGCTCACGAAGCAGGCGGGCAAGAGCTTCGTCGGCGAGGAGACGTCGCGGATGGGGACGAAGGACCCGGTGCTCGCCCCGTACCAGATGTACCCGACGGCCGACGGCCACCTCAACGTCGCCTGCGGGAACCAGAAGCTCTGGGAGGAGTTCTGCGACGCGATCGGGCGCGAGAACCTCTCGTCGGACGAGCGCTTCGCCACGAACTCGGCGCGGGTGAACAACATGGACGCGCTCGAGGCGGAGCTCTCGGAGGTCCTGCGAACCAAGACGACCGACGAGTGGGTCGACCTGCTGGCCGACGAGCGCGGGCTCCCCGTGGGCCCGGTGTTCGACGTCGACGAGGCGCTGGACAACGAACAGGTGCGCGCCCGCGGCGTCGTCAGTTCCATCGACCACCCCGCCGCGGGGGAGATCCCGGTCATCGAACACCCGCTCAACTACGACCGGGCCGACTCCGGGTTCGAGAAGGCGCCGCCGCTGCTGGGCGAGGACACGGTGCGCGTGTTGAAAGCGGCCGGCTACGACGACGCCCGCATCGACGAGCTGATCGAGGCCGGCGCGATCCCCGAGCCCTGA
- a CDS encoding Zn-ribbon domain-containing OB-fold protein: MTDLLECRDCGHRTYYEKHRCLECGGAEFDAVPAGNGELLSVTTVHVTPEGVREPNALGLAAFPGGANVVAQLDEELSIGDEVRLVGDRELRVTEDGPLWGVRIAAAE; this comes from the coding sequence GTGACCGACCTGCTCGAGTGTCGCGACTGCGGGCACCGGACCTACTACGAGAAACACCGCTGCCTGGAGTGCGGCGGGGCGGAGTTCGACGCCGTTCCGGCCGGGAACGGCGAGCTGCTCTCCGTGACCACCGTGCACGTCACGCCGGAGGGGGTCCGCGAGCCGAACGCGCTCGGACTCGCCGCGTTCCCCGGCGGCGCGAACGTCGTCGCCCAGCTCGACGAGGAGCTCTCGATCGGGGACGAGGTGCGCCTGGTCGGCGACCGAGAGCTTCGGGTCACTGAGGACGGGCCGCTGTGGGGCGTCCGCATCGCCGCCGCGGAGTGA
- a CDS encoding NADPH:quinone reductase: protein MRAVRFHEHGDESVLTLETVDRPEPGPGEALVRIEAASVNPIDTYVREGNVSPPSGLPHVGGSDLAGVVEAVGEGVTAVESGDRVFATGLGLFSPGTYAEYTAAPVDQLAPLPESVSFREGAAAAMAFATAWRALVTRGDLRLGDVALVHGASGGVGHAAVQVAAAAGATVVGTAREGEPAAFARELGADAVVDYRSESLADDIAAAADGREVDVVFEPQADAHLAANLACLTRGGRIVVIGENGPITVDGGTSMAAKQADADLRFMSIVASAGDQAAILERVGEGLADGTFTAAIDSAFGLDAVPEALAELRSSGTLGKVVLDTGR from the coding sequence ATGCGTGCCGTCAGATTCCACGAACACGGAGACGAGAGCGTACTGACCCTGGAGACCGTCGACCGCCCCGAGCCGGGTCCGGGGGAGGCCCTCGTGCGGATCGAGGCGGCGAGCGTGAACCCGATCGACACGTACGTCCGGGAAGGGAACGTGAGCCCGCCGTCCGGGCTCCCGCACGTCGGGGGCTCCGACCTCGCCGGCGTCGTCGAAGCCGTCGGCGAGGGCGTGACCGCGGTCGAGTCGGGCGACCGCGTGTTCGCGACCGGGCTCGGCCTGTTCTCGCCCGGGACGTACGCGGAGTACACCGCGGCGCCGGTCGACCAACTCGCGCCGCTCCCGGAGTCGGTTTCGTTCCGGGAGGGGGCGGCGGCCGCGATGGCGTTCGCGACCGCGTGGCGCGCGCTCGTGACCCGCGGCGACCTCCGTCTGGGCGACGTCGCGCTGGTCCACGGCGCGTCCGGCGGCGTGGGTCACGCGGCGGTGCAGGTCGCCGCGGCGGCGGGCGCGACCGTCGTCGGCACCGCCCGCGAGGGCGAACCCGCGGCGTTCGCGCGAGAACTCGGCGCCGACGCGGTCGTCGACTACCGGAGCGAGTCGCTCGCAGACGATATCGCGGCGGCGGCCGACGGCCGCGAGGTCGACGTGGTGTTCGAGCCGCAGGCGGACGCGCACCTCGCGGCGAACCTGGCCTGCCTGACGCGCGGCGGCCGGATCGTCGTCATCGGAGAGAACGGGCCGATCACCGTCGACGGCGGGACGTCGATGGCGGCGAAGCAGGCGGACGCCGACCTCCGGTTCATGTCGATCGTGGCCTCGGCGGGCGATCAGGCGGCGATCCTCGAACGCGTCGGCGAGGGGCTCGCCGACGGGACGTTCACCGCGGCGATCGATTCGGCCTTCGGGCTCGACGCGGTGCCGGAGGCGCTGGCCGAACTGAGATCCTCGGGGACGCTCGGGAAGGTCGTCCTCGATACGGGCCGCTGA
- a CDS encoding VOC family protein, which yields MHVTGLDHAVLTVADVDRAVDFYADTLGGTAETFDGGRRAVSFGDQKINFHPADDVYSPHAERPTPGSGDLCLVVDDPIEVLRRDLRDRGVEIVHGPVEKVGARGRTESVYVRDPDGNLVELARYDE from the coding sequence ATGCACGTCACCGGGCTCGATCACGCGGTGTTGACCGTCGCCGACGTCGACCGCGCCGTCGACTTCTACGCGGATACCCTCGGCGGCACGGCCGAGACGTTCGACGGCGGTCGGCGGGCCGTCTCGTTCGGCGACCAGAAGATCAACTTCCACCCGGCCGACGACGTGTACTCGCCCCACGCCGAGCGGCCGACGCCGGGCAGCGGGGACCTCTGTCTCGTCGTCGACGACCCCATCGAGGTGCTCCGCCGGGACCTCCGCGACCGCGGCGTCGAGATCGTCCACGGCCCCGTCGAAAAGGTCGGCGCACGAGGGCGAACGGAGTCGGTGTACGTTCGCGACCCCGACGGCAACCTGGTCGAGCTGGCGCGGTACGACGAGTAG
- a CDS encoding thiolase family protein codes for MTAQKREARAVDASPVRGDSPAITGAGMTAFANADDRSLLELLLVAAERALDDADRDPAGVDSVHVGNMAAEAFNERSGLANALVGGLGMTGVTARRIENTSASGASAFQSAVAAVASGRSDRALAVGGEKMSAADTATATEIISRITHDREYEQGVTLPSFGGLAAAAYLRGSDADRRDLARVAVKNHANASSNEYAQFRKRIAVDDVLASPAVAEPLRLYDCCPTSDGAAAVLIESGPAESDDAVRVAACESATGTHAVADRADPLEIESVRTAGERAYDAAGFGADAVDIACIHDAFTILEWLEMEELGLAPAGRAWELTRDGETDLDGALPVNPGGGLKARGHPLGATGISQVIELVWQLRGDLPDERAVDGAARGLAVNVAGFGNNAVCTLLEGDA; via the coding sequence ATGACCGCCCAGAAGCGAGAAGCGCGGGCAGTAGACGCATCACCGGTCCGCGGCGACTCCCCGGCGATCACCGGCGCCGGCATGACGGCGTTCGCGAACGCCGACGATCGGTCGCTCCTCGAACTCCTCCTCGTCGCGGCGGAGCGCGCGCTCGACGACGCCGACCGCGACCCCGCCGGCGTGGACTCGGTCCACGTCGGGAACATGGCCGCCGAGGCGTTCAACGAGCGGTCCGGGCTGGCGAACGCGCTCGTCGGCGGCCTCGGGATGACCGGCGTCACCGCCCGGCGGATCGAGAACACCAGCGCGAGCGGCGCCAGCGCGTTTCAGAGCGCGGTCGCGGCGGTCGCGAGCGGTCGGAGCGACCGAGCGCTGGCCGTCGGCGGCGAGAAGATGTCCGCCGCGGACACGGCGACGGCCACGGAGATCATCAGCCGGATCACACACGACCGCGAGTACGAACAGGGGGTCACGCTGCCGTCCTTCGGCGGGCTGGCGGCGGCCGCCTACCTGCGCGGCTCCGACGCGGACCGGCGCGACCTGGCGCGGGTCGCCGTGAAGAACCACGCCAACGCGAGTTCGAACGAGTACGCCCAGTTCCGCAAGCGGATCGCCGTCGACGACGTGCTGGCGTCGCCGGCGGTCGCCGAGCCGCTGCGCCTCTACGACTGCTGTCCGACCAGCGACGGGGCCGCGGCGGTCCTGATCGAGTCCGGTCCGGCGGAGAGCGACGACGCGGTCAGGGTCGCCGCCTGCGAGAGCGCCACCGGGACGCACGCGGTCGCCGACCGGGCGGACCCGCTGGAGATCGAGAGCGTGCGGACGGCCGGCGAGCGCGCGTACGACGCGGCCGGTTTCGGGGCGGACGCGGTCGACATCGCGTGCATCCACGACGCGTTCACGATCCTCGAGTGGCTGGAGATGGAGGAGCTCGGGCTCGCCCCGGCAGGGCGCGCGTGGGAACTCACTCGCGACGGGGAGACGGACCTCGACGGGGCGCTCCCCGTCAACCCCGGCGGCGGGCTGAAGGCCCGCGGGCACCCGCTCGGCGCGACGGGGATCTCGCAGGTGATCGAGCTCGTGTGGCAGCTCCGCGGCGACCTGCCCGACGAGCGGGCGGTCGACGGCGCCGCCCGCGGGCTCGCCGTCAACGTCGCCGGGTTCGGAAACAACGCCGTCTGCACGCTGCTGGAGGGCGACGCGTGA